One Sulfurimonas sp. HSL-3221 genomic window, TATCCATCGCTTTTATCTTGTCGATAATCTCGACAAGCTCCTCCTCCGAAAATACGCCCGGTTTTTTGAAAACGACTGTTTTCTCCTTCATAATCACCGTTGTCGGCGTGCTTGAGATAAAGAAATGATCCGAAATACTCGTTTCCACCTGGGAATTGAGCTTAGTGAAGGTGATCTCGGGGTATTTTTCAGACGTCTTTTTAAAGATAGGGGCAAACTGTGCGCACGGTGCACAGAATTGTTGCCAGCAATCTATGATCACAATCTCACTGCCGTCAACGGTAATATCATAATTCTCTTTTGTCAGTTCGAGCATCTATTTTTTCTCCTGCTTTTGCTTTTACTTACTTCACCGTCTCCAGACCCTTGTCGATCCAACCCCAGTTGATCCCGCCGTCGAGTTCGTAGACATTTTTGTAGCCCAGTTTCGAACCCATGATCTCGCACGCCTGCTTTGTCCTGCTGGCATGCGCGCAGACCATGATAAAAGGCTGCTCTTTGTCAGTGACGACCTTCGAAAATGACTCCAGGAAGGTGTCGATGTCGAAGCCCCCCATCGCGTCGAAAAAGGTGATCTTATGGCTTCCTTCGATGATGCCGTCGTACTCCCACTCGTCAGCTCTTCTAATGTCGATGACGGTGAAGCCTTCCTCCAGCTTCTGCTGGAACTCCTTCGTCGAAAGCGACTTGAACGGTCCGAAATTTAACATTGATTTCCCTCTTTACTGCGCAGACACGCGTGTCCGCCTGGTATTTCGTTGTCTATATACAAAAATCATGCCTGAACAGATAAATGTAACCTGCTTGAACCCAATATGAGTAGCCCCGTGAAACAGACAAGGACAACACATGGCACTATTGGCGCTGACAGATGAGAACTTTCAGCAGGTCATCGCGGACAATGAGGTCGTCATTATCGACTTCTGGGCTACATGGTGTGGCCCCTGCAAACAGTACGGTCCCATCTTTGAAAAGGTGGCGGAGGAGACGAGCGGCGTCACATTCGCCAAAATCAACACGGACGACCAGCAGCAGCTGGCCGCGCAGCAGTAGTAGCGAGGCGCAGCAAGCGGCAGGTTTTGTAAGCGTATTCGAGCGAAGCTCTGTGCTGCTTATTTTCGGTTATTCCCACTGCCGCATTATCATTTCTATCTACACTTATTGGGATCTATCGCAGCTGGCGGAAGGCGACATCAAACCGTTTAGGCTGACACCTCCCGACCGCTAATTTACGATCTCTTTGGCAATCGAATTCATGATTGCAACAGACTGGAATAAAATAGATTTAATTTTTTGTCAAAACAGAGCCATCTATGCCTGGTATACACCATGTCGCCCCTGTAGAATCCTGCATACAGGAAGCTGACCCATGAATACTTGTCGATTCGGCATACTGTATTTCGGTCGTCGTCGGATAGCGGGTCACGCCGTTCTCTACGACGCAGTAATCACCCATCATCCCCTGGATCATGAAACTTCCATCGGGCAGAACCCATGTCCATTCGATCATATCCAGTCTGGTCGGACAGACATATGTTTCTACCGTACTGCCATCAAACTTGATAGCGTCATATGGGTTGTTATAGTCGCTATTCAGAATCCAGATATTATCCTGAGCATCGATGTCCATCCAGAATGGATAGAAACCGGGAGCATTCGGGAAATAGCTTGCGTAGTCGAGCACGGCACCCGTGGGAATCTCGCAGTAACCGCTGCCGTCGGCGTTGTACATCAGCACTTCAAAGCTGCTGCACGTCGGACAGTTGTAGCCGTCCATTTGACAGGTCATCGGCACACAGACTCCGCCGTCAACCTTTTCACCTTCAGCGCAGAGAATATCCTCACAGCTCCCGCTTCCATCAGGGTTATACACAAGCAGCTGTGTATCGGTACATACTGGACAGTTGTAACCGTCCGCTTGGCAGGTCATCGGGACACACTGCCCGTCCACGAGTTTTTCCGAATCGGCACAGACGATGTCTTCACAATAGCCACTGCCGTCGGGATAATAGCGCAACACCTGGTTGACGGTACAGCTCGGACAGTTATAGGCATCCGCTTCACAGGTCAGCGGAACACAGGTATTGTTTACCAGTTTTTCACTCTCTGTACAGACAGCAACGGCAACACAGGTGCCATTGTCATCCATGTAATACCCCGAGGTACAATACGTCATCTCGCTCACGAGAACATCGGCCGCCCATACGCGTTCCAAGTATAATT contains:
- a CDS encoding thioredoxin family protein produces the protein MLELTKENYDITVDGSEIVIIDCWQQFCAPCAQFAPIFKKTSEKYPEITFTKLNSQVETSISDHFFISSTPTTVIMKEKTVVFKKPGVFSEEELVEIIDKIKAMDMEEFRAAKAAEKAARRAARQQK
- a CDS encoding thioredoxin family protein, whose protein sequence is MALLALTDENFQQVIADNEVVIIDFWATWCGPCKQYGPIFEKVAEETSGVTFAKINTDDQQQLAAQQ
- a CDS encoding rhodanese-like domain-containing protein, whose translation is MLNFGPFKSLSTKEFQQKLEEGFTVIDIRRADEWEYDGIIEGSHKITFFDAMGGFDIDTFLESFSKVVTDKEQPFIMVCAHASRTKQACEIMGSKLGYKNVYELDGGINWGWIDKGLETVK